A single Thermaerobacter sp. FW80 DNA region contains:
- a CDS encoding S8 family serine peptidase, whose product MAAFPAALAAFLAATLIVATGMQAVALAAGAGPGGPAVSLRESLTPAPVAKALQDKLDKGDPVRFLVKLSTQADVQAAARRGRDLARDRGYRSPDLIRLTVRQEVIRTLRETAKTSQARIAKALEDLKRQGHVQDYHPFWIVNGFAVTGAREAVEALARLPGVGRIDLDEQVHILGHPAEGRTAGGKEANASQASSAGDVEWNVERVGAPGAWALGVDGTGTVVASIDTGVDGSHPALRTRYRGYDPDAPGSPRHEGNWFDAVNGRATPYDDNGHGTHVTGTMVGDDGAGHRIGVAPGARWIAAKAFTAGGTGASSDILEAAQWLLAPTDANGVPHPEWAPDVINNSWGGGPGMDEWFRPMVQAWRAAGIVPVFAAGNDGPGASTVAPPGNYPEALAVGATDANDALASFSSRGPSPYGEIKPEVAAPGVGVRSSVPGGGYAVYNGTSMAAPHVSGTAALLRSANAALSVEEIEALLTRTAVPRTDAQYPDHPNNGYGWGRIDAFAAVGELTRGRGVLTGRVVREGDDLEPPAIEHTPVTRAFQGLPVTITATVADNVGVARVDLFVRRSGEALYTRIPMAQSEGDHLRGTWTATVPGSLVMAPAAEYYLEAADGSGNQKTHGTADEPHTIAVSRGVPPGYFEDFESEPVGWTHGGTNDPWEWGRPTSGPGAAHSGENLFATDLDGDYPNDANAWLLMPPIDLTASAEGAVLRFMHWYDVETNYDFAEVYVSVDGENWTRAARFTGSSNGWVQGEVDLRPYAGRVAYLVFNLFTDGSVTRAGWYIDDVTVVAPDDTPPAAPSNLTAVPNAVAGIDLRWVAPTDADLDRFHVYHSTAPGGPYTLVADLPRTATTYNHFTAPGGVPSYYVVTAVDLWGNESAYSNEASATAPTNRVVFWDDMEGQDPGWSTGGTPEGLWERGTPTSGPGAAYSGANVWATNLEGNYPNNANAWLMTPAIDLTDHEHALLKFAHWYSLERNWDFGRVEVSTDGGQTWTELARYTSPGTGGSPVGWEQPTISLDAYAGRVIRLRFRLTSDGSVQYPGWYIDDVLVIAASAPADALEPPSQEEQPSPNKPRVEPPGPDLNLGERRDQAGQGVAGSIAALPVAATVTIVETGVSVRTDPATGSYTLRHPAGTWTAVAEAYGFYPAEATVTITRDGTTTQNFVLEPIPRGRIVGTVVDQRTQRPVQGARVWVVEDPAVAPATTDADGRFQLDVLEGSYTLTVRHPDYHGADVRVDVSGDATQEVTVELKPFIGIGTELAYDDGTAENAWAYRDSGNGWAVQFSVPEGKAAKLLGARFMFWDASWPSPGGTSFRVEVYAADGPGGGPGTRLAGPIPATARRDGQWTDVDLSELGIDLEGDFFIAYIQDGAYPNVPGLATDENGPFHDRSWQLVGGQWAKAPRDEGNRMIRAVLALEVPPPVITEPADGTYTNRPDVTVTGRATTGTTVTLYNNGTEVGTVAVADGTFRIPVTLQDGENVLTARASTPDGTTDPSEPVRVYLDRAAPELTLETPTDGEKRNRPDLTVRGRAADNLALATVTVNGQPATVAGDGTFSARVLLDEGINEVVVTATDRAGNATTVVRTVSVDTVPPVIRDVEPATDVTLRPNQSLTIRFTSEPNLAKAGFVIVVDGSGSQVTGDPLVGTPMTETAPGVYEGTYTPPRGTRFSGGRIIVYAVDDHGNGAQAEAPGRVSVGPGGGKGGKGKK is encoded by the coding sequence TTGGCGGCGTTTCCCGCCGCGTTGGCGGCGTTCCTCGCCGCGACGTTGATCGTCGCCACGGGGATGCAAGCCGTCGCCCTGGCGGCCGGGGCCGGGCCGGGCGGCCCGGCCGTCTCCTTGCGGGAGTCCCTCACACCAGCGCCTGTGGCGAAGGCCCTGCAGGACAAGCTGGACAAGGGCGATCCCGTCCGCTTCCTGGTGAAGCTGTCCACCCAGGCGGACGTCCAGGCCGCCGCCCGACGCGGCCGCGATCTCGCCCGGGACCGGGGATACCGCTCCCCCGACCTGATCCGCCTCACCGTGCGGCAGGAAGTGATCCGGACCCTCCGGGAGACCGCCAAGACGAGCCAGGCCCGCATCGCGAAGGCGTTGGAAGACCTGAAGCGGCAAGGCCACGTGCAGGATTACCACCCGTTCTGGATCGTCAACGGGTTCGCCGTCACCGGCGCGCGGGAGGCGGTGGAAGCGCTGGCACGACTGCCAGGGGTCGGCCGGATCGACCTGGACGAACAGGTGCACATCTTGGGTCACCCGGCCGAGGGGCGGACCGCTGGCGGGAAGGAAGCGAATGCCTCCCAGGCGTCCAGCGCCGGCGACGTCGAATGGAACGTCGAACGCGTGGGTGCCCCGGGCGCCTGGGCCCTCGGTGTCGACGGGACGGGGACCGTGGTCGCCTCCATCGATACCGGGGTGGACGGAAGTCACCCGGCCCTTCGCACCCGGTACCGTGGCTACGATCCGGACGCGCCGGGGAGCCCGCGTCACGAGGGGAACTGGTTCGACGCCGTGAACGGACGGGCGACGCCGTATGACGACAACGGGCACGGAACCCACGTCACGGGCACCATGGTCGGTGACGACGGCGCCGGCCACCGGATTGGCGTGGCCCCGGGCGCCCGCTGGATCGCCGCCAAGGCCTTCACGGCCGGGGGCACGGGCGCGTCATCGGACATCCTGGAGGCCGCCCAGTGGCTGTTGGCCCCGACGGATGCCAACGGGGTCCCCCATCCGGAGTGGGCGCCCGACGTCATCAACAACTCCTGGGGCGGCGGCCCGGGGATGGACGAGTGGTTCCGCCCGATGGTGCAGGCCTGGCGGGCCGCCGGCATCGTCCCCGTCTTCGCCGCAGGCAACGACGGGCCGGGAGCGTCGACGGTGGCCCCGCCCGGGAACTACCCGGAAGCCCTGGCCGTCGGAGCCACCGACGCCAACGATGCCCTCGCCTCGTTCTCCTCCCGCGGTCCGTCACCCTATGGGGAGATCAAACCCGAGGTCGCTGCCCCCGGGGTGGGGGTGCGGTCCTCGGTGCCCGGCGGGGGATACGCGGTCTACAACGGCACCTCCATGGCGGCACCGCACGTCAGCGGCACGGCGGCGCTGCTGCGCAGCGCGAACGCGGCGCTGTCCGTGGAGGAGATCGAGGCGCTGTTGACGCGGACCGCGGTGCCGCGCACCGACGCCCAGTACCCCGACCATCCCAACAACGGGTACGGCTGGGGTCGAATCGACGCGTTCGCCGCCGTCGGCGAGCTCACCAGGGGCCGTGGCGTCCTCACGGGGCGTGTGGTCCGAGAAGGGGACGACCTGGAGCCGCCCGCCATCGAACACACCCCGGTGACCCGCGCGTTTCAGGGCCTCCCGGTGACCATCACCGCCACGGTGGCGGACAACGTCGGCGTGGCCAGGGTGGACCTGTTCGTCCGACGATCCGGCGAGGCGCTCTACACCCGGATCCCCATGGCCCAATCGGAAGGCGATCACCTCCGGGGGACTTGGACGGCGACCGTCCCCGGCTCGCTGGTCATGGCGCCGGCCGCCGAGTACTACCTGGAAGCTGCGGATGGAAGTGGCAACCAGAAGACCCATGGCACCGCCGACGAACCCCACACCATCGCCGTCAGCCGCGGCGTGCCACCCGGATACTTCGAGGACTTCGAGTCGGAGCCGGTGGGATGGACCCACGGCGGCACCAACGACCCATGGGAATGGGGCCGCCCCACCAGCGGCCCGGGGGCGGCCCACTCGGGCGAGAACCTCTTCGCCACCGACCTCGATGGCGACTATCCCAACGATGCCAACGCCTGGCTGCTGATGCCGCCCATCGACTTGACCGCGTCGGCGGAGGGTGCTGTCCTCCGCTTCATGCATTGGTATGATGTGGAGACCAACTACGACTTCGCCGAGGTCTACGTCTCGGTGGACGGGGAGAATTGGACCCGCGCCGCGCGGTTCACCGGTTCGTCCAACGGATGGGTCCAGGGGGAGGTCGATCTGCGGCCGTACGCCGGTCGGGTGGCCTACCTCGTCTTCAACCTCTTCACCGATGGATCCGTCACCCGGGCCGGCTGGTACATCGACGACGTGACGGTGGTCGCACCGGACGACACGCCGCCCGCCGCGCCCTCGAACCTCACCGCCGTTCCCAACGCGGTGGCCGGCATCGATCTGCGCTGGGTCGCCCCCACCGACGCCGACCTGGATCGCTTCCACGTGTATCACAGCACGGCCCCGGGCGGTCCCTACACCCTCGTCGCGGATCTTCCCCGGACCGCCACCACCTACAACCACTTCACGGCGCCTGGGGGCGTGCCGTCGTATTATGTGGTCACCGCCGTGGACCTCTGGGGCAACGAGAGCGCCTACTCCAACGAGGCATCGGCGACGGCGCCGACCAACCGCGTCGTGTTCTGGGACGACATGGAGGGTCAGGATCCCGGCTGGAGCACAGGCGGCACACCCGAAGGCCTCTGGGAACGGGGAACGCCCACCTCCGGGCCAGGGGCCGCCTATTCGGGAGCCAACGTCTGGGCGACGAACCTCGAGGGCAACTATCCCAACAACGCCAATGCCTGGTTGATGACGCCCGCCATCGATCTCACCGACCACGAACACGCCCTCCTGAAGTTCGCGCACTGGTACAGCCTCGAGCGCAACTGGGACTTCGGCCGCGTGGAGGTCTCGACGGACGGGGGCCAGACCTGGACCGAGCTCGCACGGTACACCTCCCCCGGGACGGGTGGAAGCCCCGTGGGCTGGGAACAGCCCACCATCAGCCTGGACGCCTACGCCGGGCGGGTGATCCGGCTGCGCTTCCGGCTCACCAGCGATGGCTCCGTCCAGTACCCCGGCTGGTACATCGACGACGTGCTCGTGATCGCGGCCTCGGCCCCAGCCGACGCGCTGGAGCCCCCCAGCCAGGAGGAACAGCCGTCGCCGAACAAGCCGCGCGTCGAACCACCCGGACCGGATCTGAACCTCGGCGAACGGCGTGATCAGGCCGGCCAGGGCGTGGCGGGAAGCATCGCGGCGCTGCCCGTGGCGGCGACGGTGACCATCGTGGAGACCGGGGTGTCCGTGCGCACCGACCCCGCTACAGGAAGCTACACCCTGCGTCACCCGGCCGGGACGTGGACAGCCGTGGCCGAGGCCTACGGGTTCTATCCCGCCGAGGCGACGGTGACCATCACCCGGGATGGGACCACCACCCAGAACTTCGTCCTGGAGCCGATCCCTCGCGGCCGCATCGTGGGGACCGTCGTCGACCAGCGCACGCAACGACCGGTCCAGGGGGCTCGGGTCTGGGTGGTGGAAGATCCGGCGGTCGCACCCGCAACGACGGATGCGGACGGCCGATTCCAACTGGACGTGCTGGAGGGTTCCTATACCCTCACCGTCCGCCATCCCGACTACCATGGGGCTGACGTGCGGGTGGACGTGTCCGGGGACGCGACCCAGGAGGTCACCGTGGAGCTCAAGCCGTTCATCGGCATCGGCACGGAGCTCGCCTACGACGACGGGACCGCCGAGAACGCCTGGGCGTACCGCGACAGCGGCAACGGTTGGGCGGTCCAGTTCAGCGTCCCCGAGGGCAAGGCGGCCAAGTTGCTGGGCGCCCGTTTCATGTTCTGGGACGCCAGCTGGCCAAGCCCCGGCGGGACCAGCTTCCGGGTGGAGGTATACGCCGCCGACGGTCCTGGGGGCGGCCCGGGCACCAGGTTGGCGGGACCCATCCCGGCCACCGCCCGGCGCGACGGGCAGTGGACCGACGTCGACCTGAGCGAGCTGGGCATCGACCTGGAGGGTGACTTCTTCATCGCCTACATCCAGGATGGCGCCTATCCCAACGTGCCGGGGCTGGCCACCGACGAGAACGGCCCCTTCCACGACCGGTCCTGGCAACTGGTGGGCGGCCAGTGGGCGAAGGCTCCTCGGGACGAAGGGAATCGCATGATCCGGGCCGTCCTCGCCCTCGAGGTCCCCCCGCCCGTCATCACCGAACCGGCGGACGGGACGTACACCAACCGTCCCGACGTGACGGTCACCGGACGGGCCACCACGGGTACCACGGTGACCCTCTACAACAACGGGACCGAAGTGGGGACGGTGGCGGTCGCTGACGGCACGTTCCGCATCCCCGTCACCCTCCAGGACGGCGAGAACGTCCTCACCGCCCGGGCCAGCACCCCAGACGGGACCACCGATCCGTCGGAGCCCGTGCGGGTGTACCTGGACCGGGCTGCTCCCGAGCTGACGCTGGAGACGCCGACCGATGGCGAGAAGCGGAACCGGCCCGACCTGACCGTCCGGGGCAGGGCGGCGGACAACCTGGCCCTGGCGACGGTGACCGTCAACGGTCAGCCCGCTACGGTGGCCGGCGACGGGACCTTCAGCGCCAGGGTCTTGCTGGACGAGGGCATCAATGAGGTGGTGGTCACCGCCACCGATCGGGCGGGCAACGCCACGACGGTGGTGCGGACCGTCAGCGTGGACACCGTCCCCCCGGTCATCCGCGACGTGGAGCCGGCCACGGACGTCACCCTCCGGCCGAACCAGAGCCTGACGATTCGCTTCACCTCGGAGCCGAACCTGGCCAAGGCCGGTTTCGTCATCGTGGTCGACGGCTCCGGTTCGCAGGTGACGGGGGATCCGCTGGTCGGGACGCCCATGACCGAGACGGCACCGGGCGTCTACGAAGGCACCTATACCCCGCCCAGGGGCACCCGGTTCAGCGGAGGTCGGATCATCGTGTACGCCGTCGACGATCATGGCAACGGGGCCCAGGCCGAGGCCCCGGGCCGGGTGAGCGTAGGCCCCGGAGGCGGGAAGGGCGGGAAGGGGAAGAAGTGA
- a CDS encoding MFS transporter: MAAGRHASMAPRLPVPAFLLAAVAEGTAGVVVYAYGPVYMRQGLGEPRLAVVTLVIALASLATFLLAGRWGRWGDRTGRPGRLVAMGLGGAALALATASAAPSSAVFGALVVAVTACLAGVIPLSVAWLTLHQPDRPAEAAARLYRARSLGWAAGSFGSGWLADALGLEGVRLSFYLSAAVALVAAVVVARVAGPASAMTRRASVTIGRAATDPTAAPQSEIAPAATGSPRQTTRETAAAPATTRRTAAATPVPLPAPAGPGATAGLPIWRFPEVVAIAAAVLLTASGNEAFFAVFSAYLTEFLGGSNGQVGWALGLASTLGILIMAPVGRLADRWGPRRVFTLGIAGYVGMYALICAFRTPAATVAAFALPLYPLTATGATGVISRTLPAARRGEAIGVYEGSAALAASLGSVAGGLVADAAGLAHVPLVSLGLAVAGALVAWRWVAGRRDG; this comes from the coding sequence ATGGCCGCCGGGCGCCACGCCTCCATGGCGCCGCGCCTGCCGGTTCCCGCGTTCCTCCTCGCCGCCGTCGCCGAGGGGACGGCCGGCGTGGTGGTCTACGCCTACGGGCCGGTCTACATGCGACAGGGGTTGGGCGAGCCGCGACTGGCCGTGGTCACCCTGGTCATCGCGCTCGCCTCCCTGGCCACCTTCCTCCTGGCGGGCCGATGGGGGCGATGGGGGGACCGCACGGGACGACCCGGGCGCCTGGTCGCCATGGGGCTCGGGGGCGCCGCCTTGGCGCTGGCGACCGCTTCGGCTGCGCCGTCGTCGGCTGTCTTCGGGGCGCTGGTCGTCGCCGTCACGGCCTGCCTCGCCGGGGTGATCCCCCTCTCGGTGGCGTGGCTCACCCTCCACCAGCCGGATCGACCGGCGGAGGCGGCGGCGCGGCTCTACCGGGCCCGCTCCCTGGGATGGGCGGCGGGCAGCTTCGGCAGTGGCTGGCTGGCGGACGCCCTTGGCCTCGAGGGGGTGCGCCTGTCGTTCTACCTCTCCGCTGCCGTCGCCCTGGTGGCGGCCGTCGTCGTGGCGCGGGTGGCGGGTCCCGCGTCGGCGATGACCCGACGGGCCTCGGTGACCATCGGGCGGGCGGCGACCGATCCGACGGCGGCCCCGCAGAGCGAGATCGCACCGGCGGCAACGGGGAGCCCACGGCAGACCACCCGGGAGACGGCGGCCGCACCGGCGACGACCCGGCGCACCGCCGCCGCCACGCCCGTCCCCCTCCCCGCCCCGGCCGGCCCGGGGGCCACCGCAGGCCTCCCCATCTGGCGCTTCCCGGAGGTGGTCGCCATCGCGGCCGCCGTGCTCCTCACCGCGTCGGGCAACGAGGCGTTCTTCGCCGTGTTCAGCGCCTACCTGACGGAGTTCCTCGGCGGCAGCAACGGCCAAGTGGGATGGGCGCTGGGCCTGGCCAGCACCTTGGGCATCCTCATCATGGCACCCGTGGGGCGCCTTGCCGACCGGTGGGGGCCGCGGCGGGTCTTCACCCTGGGCATCGCCGGCTACGTCGGGATGTACGCCCTGATCTGCGCCTTCCGGACGCCCGCTGCCACCGTGGCCGCGTTCGCCCTGCCCCTCTACCCCCTGACCGCCACCGGCGCCACCGGGGTGATCAGCCGCACCCTCCCCGCGGCTCGCCGGGGCGAGGCGATCGGGGTCTACGAGGGCAGCGCGGCGCTGGCCGCCTCCCTGGGCAGCGTGGCCGGCGGGCTGGTGGCGGACGCCGCCGGCCTGGCCCACGTCCCGCTGGTGTCCCTAGGCTTGGCGGTCGCCGGCGCCCTGGTCGCCTGGCGCTGGGTGGCCGGCCGGCGCGACGGCTGA
- a CDS encoding RsmB/NOP family class I SAM-dependent RNA methyltransferase, with product MFERYRTIVDDWDAFQASLARPQPATLRVNRLKADPGALRARLEERGFRLEPYDWYPDLWRVAEEPFSPALTLEHWLGWFYLQEAAAALPVLALDPQPGETVLDLSAAPGGKSTQMAERMGDRGMVVANDPDVHRLAALSHNLQRLGVTSAVITRADGRRFPGGLAFDRVLVDAPCSAEGNARRSRRARQGASRHQRRRLPAVQAALLRRGLALARPGGVVVYATCTFAPEENEAVVDQVLREAEGSVVVEPLPHGLPGAGGVTAWEGRRFLPDVEACRRIYPHHLDSGGMFVARLRKRGPVPWEERGPEPAGADEPAPAWTEPDPGLREQVVEWLRREFGLTGSEIDGLHAYGGQGQGIWLARLPRVPGWTAVRSAGIRLARAHGATWKPTSFGLMHWASGASRNVVDLDRPSLEGLLQGRQIAAPPGARLLRRGWVVLRYRGQAVGCGFWDGTRLRSALPHERAGELSSILRRESSTSSAVAPAGHPAPGDQGAGDRQA from the coding sequence TTGTTCGAGCGCTACCGCACCATCGTCGACGACTGGGACGCCTTCCAGGCCAGCCTCGCCCGGCCGCAGCCGGCCACGCTCAGGGTCAACCGCCTCAAGGCGGATCCCGGCGCGCTGCGCGCCCGTCTGGAAGAACGCGGCTTCCGCCTGGAACCCTACGACTGGTACCCCGACCTCTGGCGCGTGGCGGAGGAGCCCTTCTCCCCCGCGCTGACCCTGGAGCACTGGCTGGGCTGGTTCTACCTCCAGGAGGCGGCGGCGGCCCTGCCCGTGCTCGCCCTCGACCCGCAGCCCGGCGAGACGGTGCTGGACCTGAGCGCGGCGCCGGGGGGCAAGTCGACCCAGATGGCCGAGCGCATGGGGGACCGGGGGATGGTGGTGGCCAACGATCCCGACGTCCACCGACTGGCGGCACTGTCCCACAACCTGCAGCGCCTCGGTGTGACCTCGGCCGTCATCACCCGCGCCGACGGGCGGCGGTTCCCCGGCGGCCTCGCCTTCGACCGGGTCCTGGTCGATGCCCCGTGCTCCGCCGAGGGCAATGCCCGGCGCAGTCGCCGCGCCCGCCAGGGGGCGAGCCGGCACCAGCGGCGGCGCCTGCCCGCGGTGCAGGCGGCCCTGTTGCGTCGCGGCCTCGCCCTGGCGCGACCCGGCGGGGTGGTGGTCTACGCGACCTGTACGTTCGCACCCGAGGAGAACGAGGCGGTGGTGGACCAGGTCCTGCGGGAGGCCGAGGGCAGCGTCGTGGTGGAGCCCCTGCCCCACGGGCTGCCGGGCGCCGGTGGGGTCACGGCCTGGGAGGGGCGGCGGTTCCTGCCCGACGTGGAGGCATGCCGGCGGATCTACCCCCATCACCTGGACTCGGGCGGGATGTTCGTCGCCCGTCTCCGCAAGCGAGGCCCCGTCCCGTGGGAGGAACGCGGCCCGGAGCCGGCGGGCGCGGACGAACCGGCCCCGGCGTGGACCGAACCCGACCCCGGCCTGCGGGAGCAGGTGGTCGAATGGCTGCGGCGGGAGTTCGGGCTGACGGGGTCCGAGATCGACGGCCTCCACGCGTACGGCGGCCAAGGCCAGGGCATCTGGTTGGCCCGGCTCCCCCGGGTCCCGGGCTGGACGGCCGTCCGATCGGCGGGCATCCGGCTGGCGCGGGCCCACGGCGCCACCTGGAAACCCACCAGCTTCGGGCTCATGCACTGGGCGAGCGGGGCCAGCCGCAACGTGGTCGACCTGGATCGGCCTTCCCTCGAAGGGCTGCTCCAGGGCCGGCAGATCGCGGCACCACCCGGTGCACGCCTCCTGCGGCGCGGCTGGGTCGTCCTGCGCTATCGCGGTCAGGCCGTGGGGTGCGGCTTCTGGGACGGGACGCGGCTCCGCTCCGCCCTGCCGCATGAGCGCGCGGGGGAATTGTCTAGCATCCTGCGCCGCGAGTCGTCGACGTCGTCAGCCGTCGCGCCGGCCGGCCACCCAGCGCCAGGCGACCAGGGCGCCGGCGACCGCCAAGCCTAG
- a CDS encoding ABC transporter ATP-binding protein, with the protein MVLWSAASRCRLASGVEATGTPAPGAVFTLHDPLEWIAPETDRPADSSLGLDRLGRPREQEHQPGRTNQTPQDVAPNLRGAIPATPPVTGRGGRSTVMVTLPGTPAVARGIELDGVGKSFDGGTTWAVRELTWRVEPGRITGLLGPNGAGKTTTLRVIAGILPPDAGTVRVDGIDLAQRPLDAKRRIGLVPDGAALYDRMKGVEFLRFLADVYGVPDNERTRRMEELGRRLGIGTWVRDPIASYSTGMRQRLLLVGSLLHDPAVWILDEPMTGLDPDAQRGLKDLMAERRARGGTVLLTTHLLDVAERLCDRVAILHRGRLLAEGSPAALRRRFLGEPGDEPARDDGATRRDATAGPGATTPARAGATEGMTAVPRETGELETADLEAVFLLLTRESEVSAADGTEEPGFGPRPEDAPESGPGLEDGNRSGRAGDRPPGRRQP; encoded by the coding sequence ATGGTGCTCTGGTCCGCGGCATCGCGCTGCCGCTTGGCGTCCGGCGTCGAGGCCACGGGGACGCCGGCACCGGGTGCCGTCTTCACCTTACACGATCCCCTGGAATGGATCGCACCTGAAACGGATCGGCCCGCGGATTCGAGCCTCGGGCTGGATCGGTTGGGCCGCCCCCGGGAGCAGGAACATCAGCCTGGAAGGACGAACCAGACCCCGCAGGACGTCGCGCCCAACCTGCGCGGAGCGATCCCTGCGACCCCGCCGGTGACGGGCCGAGGAGGACGAAGCACCGTCATGGTCACCCTCCCTGGAACGCCGGCCGTCGCCCGCGGCATCGAACTCGACGGCGTGGGCAAGAGCTTCGACGGCGGCACCACCTGGGCCGTGCGCGAGCTCACCTGGCGGGTCGAACCCGGCCGGATCACCGGCCTGCTGGGCCCCAACGGCGCCGGCAAGACCACCACCCTGCGGGTGATCGCCGGGATCCTGCCTCCCGACGCCGGGACCGTCCGCGTCGACGGCATCGACCTCGCCCAGCGGCCCCTGGATGCCAAGCGGCGCATCGGGCTGGTGCCCGACGGCGCCGCCCTGTACGACCGGATGAAGGGGGTCGAGTTCCTGCGCTTCCTCGCGGACGTGTACGGGGTCCCGGACAACGAGCGGACCCGGCGCATGGAGGAGCTGGGCCGCCGCCTGGGGATCGGGACCTGGGTCCGCGACCCCATCGCCAGCTATTCCACGGGCATGCGGCAGCGGCTGCTCCTCGTGGGGTCCCTGCTGCACGACCCGGCGGTGTGGATCCTCGACGAGCCGATGACCGGTCTCGACCCGGACGCGCAGCGAGGGCTCAAGGACCTGATGGCCGAACGCCGCGCCCGCGGGGGGACCGTCTTGCTCACCACCCACCTGCTGGACGTGGCCGAGCGGCTCTGCGACCGGGTGGCCATCCTGCACCGGGGGCGGCTCCTGGCCGAGGGCTCGCCGGCCGCGCTGCGCCGCCGGTTCCTGGGGGAACCGGGGGACGAACCGGCTCGCGACGACGGCGCCACTCGCCGGGACGCCACCGCCGGCCCCGGCGCCACCACCCCGGCCCGCGCCGGCGCCACGGAGGGGATGACCGCGGTGCCCCGGGAGACCGGGGAGCTGGAAACGGCCGATCTCGAGGCGGTGTTCCTCCTTCTAACCCGGGAGTCGGAGGTGAGCGCCGCCGACGGGACGGAGGAACCGGGATTCGGCCCCCGACCTGAGGACGCGCCCGAGTCCGGCCCCGGACTGGAGGACGGGAACCGGTCCGGGCGCGCCGGGGACCGGCCCCCCGGCAGGAGGCAACCCTGA